The following proteins are co-located in the Hydrogenophaga sp. RAC07 genome:
- the hpnC gene encoding squalene synthase HpnC, translating into MANPGALGALGPGVGHYENFPVASWLCPPRLRPTVAAIYRFARTADDIADEGQATAAERLADLAACRSELARCIDKAAGGAVVPAPERWPAVFGPLGLAIARHDLPTQLLHDLLSAFEQDVRYTAQQHRYENTEELLGYCRLSANPVGRLLLHLYGVHDARSLQQSDQVCSALQLINFWQDISRDLPNGRCYLPADTLHRHGLQVADFEQPTLEVTPDRQAVVAELCAYARGLMQLGAPLARRVPGRAGWELRLVVQGGLRILDAIEEDGHRSWQTRVTLQRADLPRLAWRALWM; encoded by the coding sequence ATGGCGAACCCCGGCGCGCTGGGCGCCCTGGGCCCGGGCGTGGGGCACTATGAAAACTTCCCCGTGGCTTCGTGGCTCTGCCCGCCCCGGCTGCGCCCCACGGTCGCAGCCATCTACCGGTTCGCCCGCACGGCCGACGACATCGCAGACGAAGGCCAGGCCACAGCCGCAGAGCGGCTGGCCGATCTGGCCGCTTGCCGCAGCGAGCTGGCGCGTTGCATCGATAAGGCCGCCGGCGGCGCCGTGGTGCCCGCGCCCGAGCGCTGGCCGGCGGTGTTCGGCCCGCTGGGTCTGGCCATTGCGCGCCACGACCTGCCCACGCAACTGCTGCACGACCTGCTGAGCGCCTTCGAGCAAGACGTGCGGTACACCGCGCAACAGCACCGTTACGAGAACACCGAAGAACTGCTGGGTTACTGCCGCCTTTCGGCCAACCCGGTGGGGCGGCTGCTGCTGCACCTGTACGGCGTGCACGACGCGCGCTCGCTGCAGCAGAGCGACCAGGTCTGCAGCGCGCTGCAACTCATCAACTTCTGGCAGGACATCAGCCGCGACCTGCCCAACGGGCGCTGCTATCTGCCGGCCGACACCTTGCACCGCCATGGCCTGCAGGTGGCCGACTTCGAACAGCCCACGCTGGAGGTGACCCCCGATCGCCAAGCCGTGGTGGCCGAGCTCTGTGCCTACGCGCGCGGCCTCATGCAGCTGGGCGCTCCGCTGGCGCGGCGGGTGCCGGGGCGGGCCGGGTGGGAGCTGCGCCTGGTGGTGCAAGGTGGCTTGCGCATCCTGGACGCCATCGAAGAAGACGGTCACCGCAGCTGGCAGACCCGTGTGACGCTGCAACGCGCCGACCTGCCGCGGCTGGCGTGGCGCGCGCTGTGGATGTGA
- a CDS encoding magnesium chelatase subunit D — translation MLDTLTSPVPNADAALVAALLAVDPAGLGGVALRASAGPLRDAWLTLLRENLPASTPMHRVPLHATDSALLGGLDLAATLHAGRPVAQLGLLARCDGGVLLLAMAERVGAGVASQLSAVLDTQVVALERDGLTQRRPARVALVALDEGDGDEEQMPATLLDRVAFHLVLQAAASDDDAPVDWTRTEIAEARARLAQVVVPESVVQALCAASLVWGVYSMRAPLLAVRVARAAAALSGMDEAEEVHASLAARLVLAPRATRVPAPPAEETDDTPPPPAEAQEAAPDEDDAQDTPPPDSPQDETENTQDEEEAPGALDDRLIEAVRAAIPPGLLAALQMGQARQARAAAAGRSGELMKNQNRGRPVGTRRAEPRSGARLHILETLRAAAPWQRLRQQRADGPKRIQVRREDFHVVRFRQRRPTTTLFVVDASGSAALHRLAEAKGAVELLLAECYVRRDKVAVLAFRGEGCELLLPPTRSLARAKRSLAALPGGGGTPLAAGIEAARELAQQIGRQGETPVVVMLTDGRANVARDGRHGRVQATEDALAAADAFRLAGFAALLIDTSAQPGEASRQMAERMGATCVPLPHAGAAGLSQAVRLASVPGAR, via the coding sequence ATGCTCGACACCCTCACATCCCCGGTTCCCAACGCCGACGCGGCCCTGGTCGCGGCCTTGCTGGCGGTGGACCCGGCTGGCCTCGGTGGCGTGGCCTTGCGCGCAAGCGCCGGCCCCTTGCGCGACGCCTGGCTCACCCTGCTGCGCGAAAACCTGCCCGCCAGCACCCCCATGCACCGCGTGCCCCTGCACGCCACCGACTCGGCCCTGCTCGGCGGGCTCGATCTGGCCGCCACCCTGCACGCCGGGCGCCCGGTGGCCCAACTCGGATTGCTCGCACGCTGCGACGGCGGTGTGCTGCTGCTGGCCATGGCCGAGCGCGTGGGTGCCGGTGTGGCGTCGCAACTTTCGGCCGTGCTCGACACGCAGGTGGTGGCGCTGGAGCGCGACGGCCTCACGCAGCGCCGCCCCGCGCGCGTGGCGCTGGTGGCGCTGGACGAAGGCGATGGTGACGAAGAACAGATGCCCGCCACCTTGCTTGACCGCGTGGCCTTTCACCTGGTGCTGCAGGCCGCCGCATCGGACGACGATGCGCCGGTGGACTGGACACGCACCGAGATCGCCGAGGCGCGCGCGCGCCTGGCCCAGGTGGTCGTTCCCGAGAGCGTGGTGCAGGCGTTGTGTGCCGCCTCGCTGGTGTGGGGCGTGTACTCCATGCGCGCGCCCCTGCTCGCGGTGCGCGTGGCGCGCGCTGCAGCAGCCTTGTCGGGCATGGACGAGGCCGAAGAGGTGCACGCCTCGCTGGCGGCGCGCCTTGTGCTGGCGCCACGCGCCACCCGCGTGCCCGCACCACCGGCGGAAGAAACCGACGACACGCCCCCGCCACCGGCCGAAGCGCAGGAGGCCGCACCCGATGAAGACGACGCTCAGGACACGCCACCCCCTGACTCACCGCAAGACGAAACGGAGAACACGCAGGACGAGGAGGAAGCCCCCGGCGCACTGGACGACCGCCTGATCGAAGCCGTGCGCGCCGCCATTCCCCCGGGCCTGCTGGCGGCCTTGCAGATGGGCCAGGCCCGGCAAGCGCGCGCCGCGGCCGCTGGCCGCTCGGGCGAGCTCATGAAGAACCAGAACCGCGGGCGCCCGGTGGGCACACGCCGCGCCGAACCCCGCTCGGGGGCCAGGCTGCACATTCTGGAAACGCTGCGCGCCGCCGCGCCCTGGCAGCGATTGCGTCAACAACGAGCGGATGGCCCCAAGCGCATCCAGGTGCGGCGCGAGGACTTTCACGTGGTGCGCTTCCGCCAGCGCCGGCCCACCACCACGCTGTTCGTGGTGGACGCCTCGGGCTCGGCTGCGCTGCACCGCCTGGCCGAGGCCAAGGGCGCGGTGGAGTTGCTGCTGGCCGAGTGTTATGTGCGGCGCGACAAGGTCGCGGTGCTGGCGTTTCGCGGCGAGGGCTGCGAGCTGCTGCTGCCGCCCACGCGCTCGCTGGCGCGTGCCAAGCGCAGCCTGGCCGCGCTGCCCGGCGGTGGCGGCACGCCGCTGGCGGCCGGCATTGAAGCCGCGCGCGAACTCGCGCAGCAGATCGGGCGCCAGGGCGAAACGCCGGTGGTGGTGATGCTCACCGACGGCCGCGCCAACGTGGCTCGCGACGGTCGCCACGGCCGGGTCCAGGCCACCGAAGACGCGCTGGCCGCCGCCGACGCGTTCCGCCTCGCCGGTTTCGCAGCGCTGCTCATCGACACCTCGGCGCAACCGGGCGAAGCTTCGCGCCAGATGGCCGAGCGCATGGGCGCCACCTGTGTGCCGCTGCCACACGCGGGCGCGGCCGGCCTGTCGCAGGCCGTGCGGCTGGCGAGTGTGCCCGGCGCACGCTGA
- the bchI gene encoding magnesium chelatase ATPase subunit I — protein sequence MAQAFPFSAIVGQDEMKTAILIAAIDPSIGGVLVLGDRGTGKSTAVRALAALLPKMRAVNGCRYSCDPADPASRCADCAQLRGPDQPPPKTHLIPVPVVDLPLGATEDRVVGALDLERALSQGVKAFEPGLLAQANRGFLYIDEVNLLEDHLVDLLIDVAASGENVVEREGLSVRHPARFVLVGSGNPEEGELRPQLLDRFGLSVEVKTPELLQERVEVVRRRDAFEQDREAFIASWQKEDERIRRKLVAARKRLVDVEITDAARQRAAALCMALGTDGLRGDLTLIRAARAIAALQGDAAVTDAHFKRVAGPALRHRLRRNPLDNAGSTARVDRAVAELMGA from the coding sequence ATGGCACAGGCATTCCCTTTCTCCGCGATAGTTGGTCAAGACGAGATGAAAACGGCGATCCTGATCGCCGCCATCGATCCCTCCATCGGAGGTGTTCTGGTCCTCGGTGACCGGGGCACCGGCAAGTCCACCGCGGTGCGGGCGCTGGCCGCCTTGCTGCCGAAAATGCGGGCGGTGAACGGGTGTCGCTACAGCTGCGATCCGGCCGACCCCGCCAGCCGCTGCGCCGACTGCGCCCAGCTTCGCGGCCCCGACCAGCCGCCCCCCAAGACCCACCTCATTCCCGTGCCCGTGGTCGACCTGCCCCTGGGTGCCACCGAAGACCGTGTGGTCGGCGCGCTCGATCTGGAGCGCGCGCTCTCGCAGGGCGTGAAGGCTTTCGAACCCGGCCTGCTGGCGCAGGCGAACCGCGGCTTTCTCTACATCGACGAAGTCAACCTGCTCGAAGACCACCTGGTCGATCTGCTGATCGACGTGGCCGCCTCGGGCGAGAACGTGGTCGAGCGCGAAGGCCTGTCGGTGCGCCATCCCGCGCGTTTTGTGCTGGTGGGCAGCGGCAACCCCGAAGAAGGTGAACTGCGTCCGCAACTGCTGGACCGCTTCGGCTTGTCGGTGGAGGTGAAGACACCCGAGCTGCTGCAGGAGCGCGTGGAGGTGGTGCGCCGGCGCGATGCGTTTGAACAGGACCGCGAGGCTTTCATCGCGAGCTGGCAGAAGGAAGACGAACGCATCCGCCGCAAACTCGTGGCGGCGCGCAAACGCCTGGTTGACGTGGAGATCACCGACGCCGCACGCCAGCGCGCCGCGGCCCTGTGCATGGCGCTGGGCACCGACGGCCTGCGCGGCGACCTCACACTCATCCGCGCCGCGCGCGCCATCGCCGCGCTGCAGGGCGATGCCGCCGTGACCGACGCGCACTTCAAACGTGTGGCCGGCCCCGCGCTGCGCCACCGTCTGCGCCGCAATCCACTGGACAACGCCGGCTCCACGGCCCGGGTCGACCGCGCCGTTGCCGAACTGATGGGCGCCTGA
- the bchO gene encoding alpha/beta fold hydrolase BchO, which produces MGQALDWQRDGPRWPHHALSSFVWASGLQWHVQRFAGPEGAPCLVLLHGTGASTHSWRDLAPLLAQRFEVVTMDLPGHAFTGMPPGGVGSPQLSLPGMARAVHGLLQTLALSPAMLVGHSAGAAVAVRMCLDGLATPRSVLGLNAALMPLGGLAGRLFSPVAKLMASAPFVPRLFAWHANEPAVLQRLLLSTGSTLDATGTALYRQLVSSPEHAAGALGMMANWDLDSLWRDLPRLAVPLDLVVGERDRTVPPEQATRAMARLPSALNAQYLQLDGLGHLAHEEQPDTVARLINERFNARA; this is translated from the coding sequence ATGGGTCAAGCCCTCGACTGGCAACGCGACGGCCCCCGCTGGCCGCACCACGCGCTGAGCAGCTTCGTGTGGGCGTCCGGCCTGCAGTGGCATGTGCAGCGGTTCGCCGGCCCCGAAGGCGCGCCCTGTCTGGTGCTGCTGCACGGCACCGGCGCCTCCACGCATTCGTGGCGCGACCTCGCGCCGCTGCTCGCGCAGCGCTTCGAGGTGGTGACCATGGACCTGCCCGGCCACGCCTTCACCGGCATGCCGCCGGGCGGCGTGGGGTCGCCGCAACTTTCCTTGCCCGGCATGGCCCGCGCGGTGCATGGTTTGCTGCAGACGCTGGCCCTCAGCCCGGCGATGCTGGTGGGTCATTCGGCCGGTGCGGCCGTGGCGGTGCGGATGTGCCTGGACGGCCTGGCCACGCCTCGTTCGGTGCTGGGCCTCAACGCTGCGCTGATGCCGCTGGGAGGGCTGGCGGGTCGCCTGTTTTCGCCGGTGGCCAAGCTCATGGCGTCTGCGCCGTTCGTGCCGCGCCTGTTCGCCTGGCACGCCAACGAACCCGCCGTGTTGCAGCGCCTGCTGCTGAGCACCGGCTCCACGCTGGACGCCACCGGCACGGCGCTCTACCGCCAGCTCGTCAGCAGCCCCGAACACGCGGCGGGCGCGCTGGGCATGATGGCCAACTGGGATCTCGACTCCCTCTGGCGCGACCTGCCCCGCCTGGCCGTGCCGCTGGATCTGGTGGTGGGCGAACGCGACCGCACCGTGCCGCCCGAGCAGGCCACCCGCGCCATGGCCCGGCTTCCGTCGGCGTTGAACGCGCAGTACCTGCAGCTCGACGGCCTGGGGCACCTCGCGCACGAAGAGCAGCCCGACACGGTGGCGCGGCTCATCAACGAACGCTTCAACGCACGCGCCTGA
- a CDS encoding cytochrome c-type biogenesis protein: MRVVLMILVLGWLLGPGGVAAQAPAESKAAPLSADPVLEARVLKIAEELRCLVCQNETIAASQADLAKDLRQQIREQLTQGRTQEDILDFMAQRYGDFVLYRPPLKFSTVLLWAGPFVLLLVAAVVLLMNIRRRDPLAEPAPLSPAELQRAQRLLDDAGGTP; this comes from the coding sequence ATGCGTGTTGTGCTGATGATCCTGGTGTTGGGCTGGCTCCTGGGGCCGGGCGGGGTGGCCGCGCAGGCGCCGGCTGAATCGAAGGCCGCGCCCTTGTCGGCCGACCCGGTGCTGGAAGCGCGCGTGCTCAAGATCGCCGAAGAGCTGCGCTGCCTGGTGTGCCAGAACGAAACCATCGCCGCCTCGCAAGCCGACCTGGCCAAGGACCTGCGCCAGCAGATCCGCGAGCAGCTCACGCAAGGTCGTACGCAGGAAGACATCCTGGATTTCATGGCGCAGCGTTATGGCGACTTTGTGCTCTACCGGCCACCGCTCAAGTTCAGCACCGTGCTGCTGTGGGCCGGGCCGTTTGTGTTGCTGCTGGTGGCTGCGGTGGTGCTGTTGATGAACATCCGACGGCGTGATCCGTTGGCCGAGCCAGCGCCTTTGAGTCCCGCCGAACTGCAGCGCGCCCAGCGCCTGCTCGACGATGCCGGAGGCACGCCATGA
- a CDS encoding efflux RND transporter permease subunit, with translation MSSSDYSSADQAATWVSRFNLSQWALDHQAFTRYLMIVLMLLGVAAYFQLGQDEDPPFTFRAMVVRAYWPGATAEQVAEQVADRIEKTLQEVPYADKIRSYSKPGETLVIFQLKDSSPAAEVPQIWYTARKKIGDMQATLPQGVVGPFFNDEFGDVFGVIYALQGDGFSYADKKQVADNVRQQLLRVPDVSKVELFGAQDEKLFIEISQKRLAVLGLNLQQVFDALGQQNAVASAGAVQSPHDVVQVRVGGAFNSVEQLNAMPIRAANGTQIRLGDIADIRLGYVDPPQVLVRHNGKDSIGLGISMAKGGDIIALGKALKTTVARIEATLPAGMVLAQVQDQPSAVTRSVNEFVTVLIEAVVIVLAVSFLALGLHKRAGSKGLRGYTLDMRPGLVVLITIPLVLAMTFLAMNYWGIGLHKISLGSLIIALGLLVDDAIIAVEMMVRKLEEGYSMVRAATFTWEATAMPMLTGTLITAAGFLPIGLANSTTGEYTFAIFAVTVIALLLSWIVAVFFVPYLGVRLLKVKPHVGEVHEVFDGPFYVRFRAVVDWCVQHRWITIGATVLTFVLGIVGMGQVQQQFFPDSSRPEILVDIWLPEGSSIQAMDEVTKRLEARMAAEEGVKSVSTWIGSGVPRFYLPLDQIFPQTNVSQLIVLPQDLKTRERLRKALPALLATEFPEVRGRVKLLPNGPPVPYPVQFRVVGTDPAQLRTLADEVKVAMRANPNMRGVNDNWNESVKRLRLEVDQAKARALGVSSQSIAQAARTLLSGSTVGQYRDGDKLIDIVLRQPLDERSAISDLANANLPTSNGKSIPLLQIARPVFDWEAGVLWRENRDYAITVQGDVVEGLQGATVTAELQPVLKKISDGWASQGLSDYRIEVAGAVAESSKGSSSIAVGIPLMLFIVFTLLMLQLQSFSRSVLVFLTGPLGLAGVAGALLLLNRPFGFVALLGVIALMGMIQRNSVILIDQIEQDRARGVPAWDAVVESAVRRMRPIVLTAAAAVLAMIPLSRSVFWGPMAVAIMGGLVVATVLTLLALPAMYAAWFRVKREPAAR, from the coding sequence ATGAGTTCGTCCGACTATTCCTCCGCCGACCAGGCCGCGACGTGGGTGTCGCGCTTCAACCTCTCGCAGTGGGCACTGGACCACCAGGCCTTCACGCGCTATCTCATGATCGTGCTGATGTTGCTGGGCGTGGCAGCGTACTTTCAGCTCGGGCAGGACGAAGACCCGCCGTTCACCTTTCGCGCCATGGTGGTGCGGGCCTACTGGCCCGGCGCCACGGCCGAGCAGGTGGCCGAGCAGGTGGCCGATCGCATCGAGAAGACGCTGCAGGAGGTGCCCTACGCCGACAAGATCCGCAGCTATTCCAAGCCCGGCGAAACGCTGGTGATCTTTCAGCTGAAGGACTCGTCGCCTGCCGCCGAGGTACCGCAGATCTGGTACACGGCGCGCAAGAAGATCGGCGACATGCAGGCCACGCTGCCGCAGGGGGTGGTGGGACCGTTTTTCAACGACGAATTCGGCGACGTGTTCGGTGTGATCTACGCGCTGCAGGGTGACGGGTTTTCATACGCGGACAAGAAGCAGGTGGCCGACAACGTGCGCCAGCAGCTGCTGCGTGTGCCCGATGTGAGCAAGGTGGAGCTCTTCGGCGCCCAGGACGAGAAGTTGTTCATCGAGATTTCGCAGAAACGTCTGGCGGTGCTGGGCCTGAACCTGCAGCAGGTGTTCGACGCGCTGGGCCAGCAGAACGCGGTGGCCTCGGCTGGCGCGGTTCAGTCGCCACACGACGTGGTGCAGGTGCGCGTGGGCGGGGCTTTCAACTCGGTGGAGCAACTCAACGCGATGCCGATCCGCGCGGCCAACGGCACGCAGATCCGCCTGGGCGACATCGCCGACATCCGCCTGGGCTACGTGGACCCACCCCAGGTGCTGGTGCGCCACAACGGCAAGGACAGCATCGGCCTGGGCATTTCCATGGCCAAGGGCGGCGACATCATTGCGCTGGGCAAGGCGCTCAAGACCACGGTGGCTCGCATCGAGGCCACGCTGCCCGCCGGCATGGTGCTGGCGCAGGTGCAGGACCAGCCGAGCGCGGTGACCCGAAGCGTGAACGAGTTCGTGACCGTGTTGATTGAAGCGGTGGTGATCGTGCTGGCGGTGAGTTTTCTGGCGCTGGGCCTGCACAAGCGCGCGGGCAGCAAGGGCCTGCGCGGCTACACGCTGGACATGCGCCCGGGTCTGGTGGTGCTGATCACGATCCCGCTGGTGCTGGCCATGACCTTCCTGGCCATGAACTACTGGGGCATCGGGCTGCACAAGATCTCGCTGGGCTCACTCATCATTGCGCTGGGCCTGCTGGTGGACGACGCGATCATTGCGGTGGAGATGATGGTGCGCAAGCTCGAAGAGGGCTACAGCATGGTGCGCGCGGCCACCTTCACCTGGGAGGCCACGGCCATGCCCATGCTCACCGGCACGCTGATCACGGCGGCCGGTTTCCTGCCCATCGGCCTGGCCAACTCCACCACCGGTGAATACACCTTCGCCATCTTCGCGGTGACGGTGATTGCGCTGCTGCTGTCGTGGATCGTGGCGGTGTTCTTCGTGCCCTACCTGGGCGTGCGCCTGCTCAAGGTCAAGCCGCACGTGGGCGAGGTTCACGAGGTGTTCGACGGCCCGTTCTACGTGCGTTTCCGTGCGGTGGTGGACTGGTGCGTGCAGCACCGCTGGATCACCATCGGTGCCACCGTGCTCACCTTTGTGCTGGGCATCGTCGGCATGGGGCAGGTGCAGCAGCAGTTCTTTCCGGACTCGAGCCGGCCCGAGATTCTGGTGGACATCTGGCTGCCCGAGGGCAGCAGCATCCAGGCCATGGACGAGGTGACGAAGCGGCTGGAAGCGCGCATGGCGGCGGAAGAGGGCGTCAAGAGTGTGAGCACCTGGATCGGTTCGGGCGTGCCGCGCTTCTATTTGCCGCTGGACCAGATCTTTCCGCAGACCAACGTGTCGCAGCTCATCGTGTTGCCGCAAGACCTGAAGACGCGTGAGCGTTTGCGCAAGGCGCTGCCGGCTTTGCTGGCCACCGAATTCCCCGAGGTGCGCGGACGCGTGAAGCTACTGCCCAACGGTCCACCCGTGCCGTATCCGGTGCAGTTCCGCGTGGTCGGCACCGACCCCGCGCAGCTGCGCACGCTGGCCGACGAGGTGAAGGTGGCCATGCGCGCCAACCCCAACATGCGTGGTGTCAACGACAACTGGAACGAATCGGTCAAGCGTCTGCGGCTGGAGGTGGACCAGGCCAAGGCGCGCGCGCTGGGTGTGTCCAGCCAGTCGATTGCACAGGCCGCACGCACCTTGCTCAGCGGCAGCACCGTGGGCCAGTACCGGGACGGCGACAAACTGATCGACATCGTGCTGCGTCAGCCGCTGGACGAACGCAGCGCCATCTCCGACCTGGCCAATGCCAACCTGCCCACGAGCAACGGGAAAAGCATCCCGCTGTTGCAGATTGCCAGGCCGGTGTTCGACTGGGAGGCTGGCGTGCTGTGGCGTGAGAACCGCGACTATGCGATCACGGTGCAGGGCGATGTGGTCGAGGGCCTGCAGGGTGCGACGGTCACGGCCGAATTGCAGCCGGTGCTGAAAAAGATCAGCGATGGCTGGGCCTCGCAGGGCCTGTCCGACTACCGAATCGAGGTGGCAGGCGCGGTGGCTGAGAGCAGCAAGGGTTCGTCGTCGATCGCGGTGGGCATTCCGCTGATGTTGTTCATTGTGTTCACCCTGCTGATGCTGCAGTTGCAGAGTTTCAGCCGCTCGGTGCTGGTGTTCCTCACCGGACCGTTGGGGTTGGCGGGTGTGGCGGGCGCGTTGCTGTTGCTCAACCGGCCATTCGGTTTTGTGGCGCTGCTGGGCGTGATCGCGCTCATGGGCATGATCCAGCGCAACTCGGTGATCCTGATCGACCAGATCGAGCAGGACCGTGCGCGCGGCGTCCCGGCCTGGGACGCGGTGGTGGAATCCGCCGTGCGGCGCATGCGCCCCATCGTGCTGACCGCCGCTGCGGCTGTGCTGGCGATGATTCCCTTGTCCCGCAGTGTGTTCTGGGGACCGATGGCGGTGGCGATCATGGGTGGTCTTGTCGTTGCGACGGTGCTGACCCTGCTGGCTTTGCCTGCGATGTACGCGGCGTGGTTCCGGGTGAAGCGGGAGCCGGCAGCGCGCTGA
- a CDS encoding efflux RND transporter periplasmic adaptor subunit, with protein sequence MKTPHLVLIMTATLALAACAPAPAPTEPIRSVKLMTVGASALGAQTEYAGEVRARTESRLGFRVGGKLVQRPAQVGQRVNTGALLAQLDAQDLVLSSQAAQAQVSAAQTQRDLAAADLKRYQDLLAQGFVSGAEIERRQATLQSAEATLRQARAQGTVQGNQAAYARLLADGAGVVLAVDAEVGQVVAAGTPVVRVALDGPRDVVFAVPEDRLAALKTGQAAQVRLWSGSPAGDAAPLSAVVREVAASADPVTRTYQVKLSLTEGATAPLGATAYVTMAPPAGAPTAAIKLPTSALMRSEAGDRSGSAVWVFDAASSTVQPRPVVVAGADGNEMVIASGLKPGDEVVAAGVHVLSPGQKVTRFVGAATK encoded by the coding sequence ATGAAAACGCCGCATCTTGTCCTGATCATGACCGCCACGCTCGCCTTGGCGGCGTGCGCGCCCGCTCCGGCGCCCACCGAACCCATCCGGTCGGTCAAGCTGATGACGGTGGGGGCCAGCGCCTTGGGTGCCCAGACCGAGTACGCGGGTGAGGTGCGGGCGCGCACGGAATCCCGGCTGGGCTTTCGGGTCGGGGGCAAGCTGGTGCAGCGCCCAGCCCAGGTGGGACAACGGGTGAACACGGGTGCGTTGCTGGCCCAGCTCGACGCGCAAGACCTCGTGCTCTCCAGCCAGGCCGCCCAGGCCCAGGTGAGCGCGGCGCAGACCCAGCGCGATCTGGCTGCGGCCGACCTCAAGCGTTACCAGGACCTGCTGGCCCAGGGTTTCGTGAGCGGCGCCGAGATCGAGCGCCGGCAGGCGACGCTGCAATCGGCCGAAGCCACGCTGCGCCAGGCGCGCGCCCAGGGCACCGTGCAAGGCAACCAGGCGGCATATGCCCGCTTGCTGGCCGACGGGGCGGGTGTGGTGCTCGCGGTGGACGCCGAGGTGGGGCAGGTGGTGGCCGCCGGCACGCCCGTGGTGCGCGTGGCCCTGGACGGTCCGCGCGACGTGGTGTTTGCGGTGCCCGAAGACCGCCTGGCCGCGCTGAAGACCGGCCAGGCCGCGCAGGTGCGCCTGTGGTCGGGTTCACCTGCGGGCGATGCTGCGCCCCTGAGCGCGGTGGTGCGCGAGGTGGCGGCCAGTGCCGACCCGGTCACACGCACCTACCAGGTGAAGCTGTCGCTGACCGAGGGCGCCACCGCACCGCTGGGTGCCACGGCCTACGTGACGATGGCGCCGCCCGCCGGGGCGCCGACCGCGGCCATCAAGCTGCCCACCTCGGCGCTGATGCGCTCCGAGGCCGGCGACCGCAGCGGCAGCGCGGTCTGGGTGTTTGACGCCGCCAGCAGCACGGTGCAGCCACGCCCGGTGGTGGTTGCCGGTGCCGATGGCAACGAGATGGTGATCGCCTCGGGCCTGAAGCCGGGCGACGAGGTGGTGGCCGCGGGTGTGCATGTGTTGTCGCCGGGGCAGAAGGTGACACGTTTTGTTGGCGCGGCCACGAAGTGA
- the ccmI gene encoding c-type cytochrome biogenesis protein CcmI produces MTVFVALALALLALALWPLLTVLWRTRATAVPTMPQQANLALLREQRAQLDAEHAEGKLSSAEFEQAREELARRVIEESAPLDQRVRTTHRHGTATGLLLAVPALAIGLYVWLGEPDAVRFEAELARQEGASDGDVDAMIRQMTQQLEGRPPGQKADASAWEMLARAHASRQRFADADKAYQRALELTPDNADLLADRADLLSLLQGQSADGEPMRLVNRALAIDPGHPKALALAGSSAYGRQDFVAAAAFWQRARERAAPGSPFAQGLESSLEAARAGIASQPGGAARLAAAPADPAPAASSHPGVHGQITIAPELQARLAAGDTLFVFARPVQGPRMPLAVMRVAASAGPVAFSLDDSQAMAPELRVSMHEQVVVEARISRTGQAMPQSGDLQGSSGPVPSNSAQLQIRIDSVVP; encoded by the coding sequence ATGACCGTGTTTGTTGCTCTCGCGTTGGCACTGCTGGCGCTCGCGCTGTGGCCTCTGTTGACGGTGCTGTGGCGCACGCGTGCGACCGCCGTGCCCACCATGCCGCAGCAGGCCAACCTGGCGCTGCTGCGCGAGCAGCGTGCCCAACTGGATGCGGAGCACGCCGAAGGCAAGCTCTCATCCGCGGAATTCGAGCAGGCGCGCGAGGAACTGGCGCGGCGCGTGATCGAGGAGTCGGCGCCGCTGGACCAGCGTGTGCGCACCACCCACCGGCACGGCACCGCCACCGGCTTGCTGCTGGCCGTGCCTGCGCTGGCCATCGGCTTGTATGTCTGGCTCGGTGAGCCCGACGCGGTGCGCTTCGAAGCTGAACTCGCCCGGCAGGAGGGCGCCTCTGACGGCGATGTCGACGCCATGATTCGCCAGATGACCCAGCAACTCGAGGGCCGCCCGCCCGGGCAGAAAGCCGATGCCTCCGCCTGGGAGATGCTGGCCCGCGCACACGCCAGCCGCCAGCGCTTTGCCGACGCCGACAAGGCCTACCAGCGCGCGCTGGAGCTCACCCCCGACAACGCCGACCTGCTCGCCGACCGTGCCGATCTGCTGTCGCTGCTGCAAGGCCAGAGCGCCGACGGGGAGCCCATGCGCCTGGTCAACCGGGCGCTGGCGATCGACCCGGGCCACCCCAAGGCGCTCGCCCTGGCCGGCAGTTCGGCATACGGCCGCCAGGACTTTGTGGCGGCTGCAGCGTTCTGGCAACGCGCCCGAGAGCGCGCCGCGCCGGGCAGCCCCTTTGCTCAAGGATTGGAGAGCAGCCTGGAAGCCGCGCGGGCCGGCATCGCATCACAACCTGGTGGCGCGGCGCGCCTGGCCGCAGCACCCGCCGACCCGGCGCCGGCCGCGTCCAGCCACCCCGGCGTGCATGGGCAGATCACCATCGCGCCCGAGTTGCAAGCCAGGCTCGCGGCGGGCGACACCTTGTTCGTGTTCGCGCGCCCGGTGCAAGGTCCGCGCATGCCGCTGGCCGTGATGCGCGTGGCGGCGAGTGCTGGCCCCGTCGCTTTTTCTCTTGACGACAGCCAGGCCATGGCGCCCGAGCTTCGCGTGTCGATGCACGAACAGGTGGTGGTGGAGGCCCGAATCAGCCGCACAGGGCAGGCCATGCCCCAGAGCGGCGACCTGCAAGGCAGCAGCGGCCCGGTGCCGAGCAACAGCGCGCAATTGCAGATCCGCATCGACAGCGTGGTGCCCTGA